A genomic region of Pararge aegeria chromosome 11, ilParAegt1.1, whole genome shotgun sequence contains the following coding sequences:
- the LOC120627375 gene encoding CUGBP Elav-like family member 4, translated as MYVCLLAGCAFVKFSSHQEAQAAITSLHGSQTMPGASSSLVVKFADTEKERQLRRMQQMAGNMSLLNPFVFNQFGAYGTYAQVITEQVDLQQQAALMVAATAQGYISPMTALASHALNGMANSVVPPSSDNFTGLAIGTGAQPLNGALPSLPSPTMPGFNMAAQTANGQPPPQEAVYTNGIHQTFTGPVPVTAQGIPNGEAALQHAAYPGMPPFPGVAYPAVYGQFPQPIPPPMPTIAPAQREGCSISGPEGCNLFIYHLPQEFGDAELMQMFLPFGNVISSKVFIDRATNQSKCFGFVSFDNPTSAQAAIQAMNGFQIGMKRLKVQLKRPKDAHRPY; from the exons GGAGCGTCTTCGAGCCTGGTAGTAAAGTTTGCAGACACGGAGAAGGAACGTCAACTAAGGCGCATGCAGCAGATGGCCGGCAACATGAGTCTCCTAAACCCGTTCGTGTTCAACCAGTTCGGCGCATACGGCACCTACGCCCAGGTCATCACCGAACAAGTTGATTTACAG CAACAGGCAGCGCTGATGGTGGCCGCAACTGCTCAGGGTTACATCAGTCCAATGACGGCACTCGCTTCCCACGCCCTCAATGGCATGGCCAACTCGGTCGTACCACCATCGTCTG ACAACTTTACCGGCCTGGCGATAGGCACAGGTGCCCAGCCGCTAAACGGCGCACTGCCGTCGCTTCCCTCGCCCACTATGCCGGGGTTCAATATGGCGGCTCAGACCGCTAACGGACAACCTCCCCCACAGGAGGCCGTGTACACCAACGGCATTCACCAGACGTTCACTGGAC CGGTGCCAGTGACGGCGCAGGGCATTCCGAACGGCGAAGCAGCACTGCAGCATGCGGCCTACCCCGGCATGCCACCATTCCCCGGAGTCG CTTACCCAGCGGTTTATGGGCAGTTTCCGCAGCCGATCCCACCACCGATGCCGACTATAGCGCCGGCACAGAGAGAAG GCTGCTCAATCTCTGGGCCCGAGGGCTGCAACCTCTTCATTTACCATTTACCGCAGGAGTTTGGCGATGCTGAGCTAATGCAGATGTTTCTCCCATTCGGAAACGTGATCAGTAGCAAGGTCTTCATTGATCGAGCAACTAACCAGAGCAAATGTTTTG GGTTCGTGTCGTTCGACAATCCGACGTCAGCCCAGGCGGCCATCCAGGCGATGAACGGATTTCAAATCGGCATGAAGCGGCTAAAGGTCCAGCTGAAGCGGCCCAAGGACGCACACAGGCCCTACTAA